The following are encoded in a window of Dehalococcoidia bacterium genomic DNA:
- a CDS encoding amidohydrolase, whose product MTHSISGSREQIATRSNSAIEGSKEALFDLSKDVHAHPELNYLEQYSSNALAVFLEECGLNVERGIGGVDTAFRATIPGGAGGGPTIAVLAEYDALPEIGHGCGHNLIAMAAMGAALGLQANAHDLPGQAVIIGTPAEEGGGGKIRLLESGVFDGVDATLSSHPFSNRTLVPAVAPVGESWSLAMVGYRYMFHGRAAHAAAAPEAGINALNAVIHLFTGIDALRQHLRDDVRIHGVITDGGMAPNVVPEFAAANFMLRCRDRDYLSDVVVGKVRQVAEGAASMTGARLETEEFYPFYENVLPNVALARAVGANVQAQGIKLDEPVPGRPGSGASTDFGNVSHVMPAFELRYAVSEEPVASHTRDMTETAVTDFALSNALSVAKTLSLTASDLLLDTDLLEAAKSEFAERSS is encoded by the coding sequence ATGACGCATAGTATTTCCGGATCACGAGAACAGATCGCTACCAGGTCCAACTCAGCGATAGAGGGCTCGAAGGAAGCCCTGTTCGATCTGTCGAAGGATGTCCATGCCCACCCTGAGTTGAACTACCTGGAGCAGTACTCATCAAACGCTCTTGCCGTGTTCCTCGAGGAGTGTGGCCTTAACGTGGAGCGGGGCATAGGCGGTGTGGACACCGCGTTCCGGGCCACTATCCCCGGTGGCGCCGGCGGTGGACCGACGATCGCTGTTCTTGCGGAGTACGACGCGCTTCCCGAGATCGGTCACGGATGCGGGCACAATCTCATTGCGATGGCTGCGATGGGGGCTGCCCTGGGACTGCAGGCAAACGCTCACGACTTGCCCGGTCAGGCCGTGATTATTGGGACTCCTGCGGAAGAGGGCGGAGGCGGAAAGATACGCCTCCTGGAGTCTGGGGTGTTTGACGGCGTGGATGCAACGCTCTCATCCCACCCATTCTCGAATCGCACTCTGGTCCCAGCCGTCGCGCCGGTCGGCGAGAGCTGGAGCCTGGCGATGGTCGGCTACCGCTACATGTTCCACGGTAGGGCCGCACACGCCGCCGCGGCTCCTGAGGCTGGCATTAACGCGTTGAACGCTGTTATCCACCTGTTCACTGGAATCGATGCACTGAGGCAGCACCTGAGGGACGACGTTCGCATCCACGGGGTAATCACAGATGGCGGCATGGCGCCCAACGTGGTCCCTGAGTTCGCTGCCGCCAACTTCATGCTGCGATGCCGTGACCGGGACTACCTGAGCGACGTGGTGGTGGGCAAGGTGCGGCAGGTGGCTGAGGGGGCCGCCTCAATGACCGGCGCCCGCCTCGAGACCGAGGAGTTCTACCCCTTCTATGAGAACGTCCTGCCCAACGTGGCGCTGGCACGGGCGGTCGGCGCCAATGTGCAGGCCCAGGGCATCAAACTGGACGAACCAGTCCCCGGAAGGCCCGGCAGCGGCGCATCCACTGACTTCGGGAACGTCAGCCACGTCATGCCAGCTTTCGAGCTGAGGTATGCAGTCAGCGAGGAGCCGGTGGCCTCTCACACGAGAGACATGACCGAGACGGCCGTCACCGACTTCGCACTCTCCAACGCACTGTCGGTTGCCAAGACGCTGAGCCTCACAGCCAGCGATCTCTTGCTGGACACAGATCTGCTTGAGGCCGCAAAGTCCGAGTTCGCCGAACGCAGCAGCTAA
- a CDS encoding FixH family protein codes for MPVRHTTLIRPACIVVALVAIVVSIALTLPQVARAQSDERFQPLFNREVGPFNVGMSWVPPSPQVGIINIGVKPAMLSDGSPVTDARITLVAESEPDHPEFEVVAVNTPNDPEVYRANLKFEEAGNWVVQVKIDSPTVGQADFRSPLVILPAPIEPGVGGAWVFLGIFLVLTAGSVYIVMAIRRSQAARRMRLEGRL; via the coding sequence ATGCCCGTAAGGCACACGACGCTGATTCGCCCAGCCTGCATAGTCGTTGCGCTGGTGGCGATTGTCGTTTCGATTGCGCTCACCCTGCCGCAGGTCGCGAGGGCTCAGTCGGATGAGAGATTTCAGCCGCTGTTCAACCGCGAGGTGGGGCCCTTCAATGTCGGAATGTCATGGGTGCCGCCATCACCGCAGGTGGGAATCATCAACATTGGCGTGAAGCCGGCGATGCTCTCAGACGGCTCCCCGGTTACAGACGCCCGGATTACGCTGGTGGCGGAGAGCGAACCAGACCATCCCGAGTTCGAGGTCGTGGCCGTCAACACACCGAACGATCCCGAGGTCTACCGCGCCAACCTCAAGTTCGAGGAGGCAGGCAACTGGGTAGTACAGGTGAAAATCGACAGCCCGACAGTGGGTCAGGCTGACTTCAGATCGCCGCTGGTAATTCTCCCCGCCCCTATCGAGCCAGGGGTCGGAGGCGCCTGGGTGTTCTTGGGAATATTCCTGGTCTTGACGGCCGGCAGCGTGTATATCGTCATGGCGATCCGGAGGTCTCAGGCGGCTCGACGAATGCGTCTCGAAGGGAGACTATGA